AAGCTCCTTAAAAGGCAAACACTAAATTTTGCTTTTGAAGGCGCTTAAAAAGCAATTTTAATATCAACAATCAACGTTTTTTTATTTATATGCACTAAATCCCTATTTTATTTCCTTGCTTGACAAGTCTATTCTTCATTCACCTTCTTAATGACTAAGACAGCTTCCTGTTTTGCCAATTAAACAGATAGTATTCTCCAAAAATATTAACACCTGTGCGAAAAGGCATTTAATAGACATTATCACGGTTGATTTATTTACCATTTTATTTTTCTCTGAAGAGAACACAAAAGAGGGTGATCAAGAAAACTATAAAATACTAATCGTGGAAAATATAAATCGATCACTGAAAAATTATCATTAGGAAGTTATTTCAGATTTATAATTATCAAGCAACTAGCCAAAAACCTCTCGACTTAGGTAAAATAATATCATTTTACTATATTTATTTTGAGGGATAGGTTGAGGTGTGAAGATTTTTAAATTTTAGAGCATTCATGGCTTATTACCATTTTTTAAGACAGGATTTATCTAAAATAAAGAATCATCATGATCAAAAAAACAAGAATCGCATCAATAGATATTTTTAGAGCTTTAACCATGTTGTTTATGATCTGGGTAAACGACTTTCCAACCCTAACCGGCATACCAAAATGGTTAAAACATGGGCCTTCAGGTGAAGAATATATTGGCTTTTCAGATTTTATCTTCCCATTATTTCTTTTCATTGTTGGCCTAAGCATACCTTTCGCTATCCAACATCGCCTGAACAAAAGCGTTGACGCATTTGAAATTTCAAAACATATCGTTTTAAGATCAGCCTCCTTATTGCTAATTGGCGTTTATATGGTGAATTATGAAACTTCGCATCATGAATCTCTGAGCATTGGAACTTATTGGTGGTGTATTTTAATGGCAACTGGAGTTGTGCTTATCTGGATGGACTGGAAACGCAGTCCCGTACCTGAAAAATTTCACAAGCTTTTTCAAGGAATTGGCATAGCCATTTGGATTTACTTAGCGATAATTTACAAAGGCGGAGAAGATGGGACATTAGGAATGAGTACTCAATGGTGGGGAATTTTAGGACTGATTGGTTGGGCATACTTGATCAATGCTTTAAGCTTTATCTTATTTAGAGGAAATTTCATTGTTATATCCCTTATTTTTATTCTATTCAATGCGTTGGCTGTGTTAAATTTCGCAGGGTATTTTGAAAGTGCCAGTGGCTTTATCACTTACTTCAGCACTATTTACGGGGGATTTATTCCTGCTTTTACATCCGCTGGACTTATTGGCGGATTGCTATTGAAGCAATTAACCGAAGAAAAACAGAGTAAAGTCGTGTTAACTATGATAGGATTAGGTCTTATAAATATAATTTATGGCTTGTTGATGGAATCACATTTTTGGATGATCTACAAATTGGGGATTTCTATTGGCGTAGGCTTTATCTCCTTTGCTATTATCTATTGGCTTGTGGATATTAAAAATAAAACTTCTTGGGCAAAGATTATAGCTCCGGCAGGAACAGCAACCTTGACTTGTTATTTATTCCAATATTTTGAATATCCATTAAGAATGGAAACAGGATTCCGCTTACCAGAAATTATGAATACCGGAACTATAGGGCTTATTGTTTCATTTATAATTTCAATCTTGATCGTTGTATTCACAGGCTGGTTGGAGAAAAAAGGCTTTAAGCTTAAATTATAGCCATAGAAAAAATACAAGCAATAAAAATAAATAAGCTTCATTGAAAGATATTTCAATGGGACGTTTTTCTATGAAGCTTATGCCTGCTAATTTTAAACGCTTGGTTCATATTCTTAGAAATTTTTAATAATTTCACTAAGGTTTATCACGATTAGTTTTTTATGGTTTTCTTAATCATCCTCCTTTGTATTCCCTCCAGAGGGAAATAAAATGGTATAAAATCAATCGTGATAATGTTTACTATGAAACCACTAATATTCAAACCCATTGACGACTAGAAATCAGAATATCACATTTTTCCGCTCCAATGAAATAGGCGAAGGCTTGCCCTACAGCGTTACAAAATTCAATGACATCGACGACAACAATGACATTTTCATTCCTTCCCTGCGAGACTTCCATGTTATATTCTATGTCAAAAAAGGTTCTGGAACTTATCATATTGACTTTAAAAAATACAGTTTTCAAGCTAATACGTTCATTCTAATCTCCAAACAGCAACTGCACCATTTTTCTCCGTTCGCTCCTAATGATGTAGAGTTGTTATCAATTACCTTCAGCCCTGATTTTATTTACAGAAATGAAACGGATCTTAATCACTTATTTCAATTTATTTCTTCGGACCATATTTTGGGAAAGCAAATCTTGCGAATTCCCGAAACGTATCATGATGATATAAATGCAATATTTGAGTCAATGCATAAAGTCTATCAATCCGATGACTTGAATTATAAGTTCAAAGCCTTTTACCACTGGCTTTGCATCATGCTTATACATATAGAACAGATACAATTAAGCCAAACGTTAAATCAAACGAATGAGGAAACTAATGATTCTCATACCCAGATCATTAAACTAATGGAGCTTATCGAAGCTCATTATAAGAGCGAATTCAAAGTTGAATTTTACGCGGAATCAATGTTTCTAACCTTGAAAGCATTGTCAAAAATTTGCAAAGACTATTATAAAACTTCACCCAAAGCCTTAATTAATGAACGACGCATACTAGAAATCAAGAGATTGTTGAGAGGGACTGATCGTTCTGTAAAGTCAATCGCATTTGAATTAAACTTCGACGAGCCTACCAATATGTTCAAATTTTTCAAAAAGCATGTAGGCATTACTCCTAATGAATTCAGAAGCTCTACAACATAATCCACTTTTCGCCTTTTTCAGCGCATACAGTTCCTTGACTTTTGTAAGGTCTATTAAAAAATAGCAATCAATGAAAAAGGCAATAATATTGAATTGCTTTTGTTTCGAATCAAAGACGCTCTGTTTTAAGCATGAGCATAGCAAATGCGAATGAGCTGGCAAAATTATATTATTATGCTTGCTTTTTAAGACAGTACCTTGCGCCAGATTGATATTCTTTTTTTAATTATTCTCTGTGCCAGAAGGGATCAGAGTTTTATTTAAGCAATTAAAACAACAAATAATAAAACAAAAGTAATAACCCAATAAGATTTATATATGACATTACATAACAAGTGATGTTTGTTATTTAACTCTTCAAATTTATTCTCTATTTTTAAATATCTTTTATTTCTAATAAAATATAAACTAGGTAGAAACACCCAAGGAATAAAAATAAACCAGAGTTCCATTTTATTTAAATTCATATATCTACCTGAAGAAATAAAATTATTTCTTAAGCAGAAGAATAAAACAGTCATTACATTTATACCTGTTAACATTGAAAAAAGAAAAGATGCTTTCCATTCAGGAGATCCCAATTCTCCTAAGCCCTTATCTTCTTCCTTAGACGCTTTGTACAATTTAAAATAAATAAATTCAAAAATTATTAGCATAATTATTTATATCCACCATCTCTCATTGGGTGCCATCTCTTACCATGAATTGCTCTATTTTTCTGAGTAGTGCTTTCTAATGCATTCATTCCATTACCCCCTATCGCAGGCTTGCAATTTGTGCTTTGCTGGTATAGTCTGCTATTTTCGTCAAAAACAAAAGCCTTGGCTTTTGGATATAATTATTTATAGATATTAGATCTTTACCGACATTTGGCCCAAGTCAAAGACTTGAGTCAGATGGGGGCTTTTGGGGGCTATATCGATTATCCATCAACGAACTGAATTAATTTTTTCACATTATCAAATGAATCTAAATTTTTAAATAATTTTTCATAATTATGACAAAAACACTTATGATAAGGGTTTTTGTTATAATACCACTTTTCTATAAATATTATGTTTATTTCTTTATCATCAACAAGAAATATTTTCATATTTATAGTTTTATATTTTTGAAATATATGAATATTATTGATTTTGTCTAACTTCAAAAATTTATCAACAATACCTTTACGTTTAATGATAATTTCTTCATCATTGAATGAAATATCATATTGTTTAGAAAATAAAATTCGCTCATATAATGGTATAAGTATTAAAAGTGGGCTTATAATTATAAAACCAGAAATTATCCAAACTAAGTCTGTACTAAACCTAGCATCTAAATTGAATATTATAGAAAAAGGAATAATAATTGCCGTTATAACAGCTAATTTTTGTAATATAGTTGTCCCTAAGTTAGGTCTAAATATAACTTTCATAATCAGTCATTAGGTGTAATTGTTATCGGATCTAAATATACTGCTTCTCCAGTTTTGATAGCATAATCTTGTCCCATTGCTGAACCTCTGATTAAATCATCTCCAAATTTCATATTGTGCATCTTCATCATGTTTAACTGCGAGTTTATTTCTTGTGACATTTCAGCAAAGGCTTCTTTTGCTCCAATAACACCCATTCCTCCAAGAACACCCTAGCGCAGGTTTGCAACCTGTGCTTTGCTGGCATAGTTTGCTTTTTTCATCAAAAATCAAAAAAGCCTCAGCTTATGCCTAGGCTTTTGAATATAATTATTATCGACATTGGAAACAAATTGAAAACTTGGTTCAATGTTAGTCCAAGTCACAGACTTGAACTGGGTTGTTTTTTAATCTAAACTTCGACCATATGGGGAACCTGATATTGAAATTTATGAAGCTCTTGAAATGAGAAACCAAAAAAGAAAATTAAGTTTAACTACTTTGCGGTCCTAAAAAAGGGGGGAACATTAGGTCTCATTTACTGCACTAGCGCAATAACCAAACCTATTTGCAATCCTTGGATTAAAGAATCCTTTATTAATTACCGAAGAACCATAGATTGAAATTCTATTCGCACCTGCGGCCAAAGCCTCTGCCTCTAGCGAACCTACCAAAGACCTAAAACTGATAAACTTTTACTTCCAGATGCTTCTATTAAGAATATATTCCTGTTGAAAGGATTACCAACCAAGCCTTTTGTTCCGTGAATCGAATAGCCTCCAATTCTTTCTGCTCCATTAAATAATGCTTGTGAGAATATTTCTTCGGTAAGGTCTACAAGTCATCTACTAACCGTCCTAGCAGCAACTTAAGCCACACTAGTAATAACACCTTCACTTAATATTTTTGATGCCTCTTGAATCTTTATCTTATTTCCAACATCAGCCACATTTTGAAAATATTTAGCTTCTATAAAACTTACTTTAAGTTCGTAGAAATTTTGCTTAACCAGTTTTTTCACCTCTAGAACCTTACCAGACATACAATCAGCTCCTATACAAAATAGGAATACTCGACCATTCAAGGTACTTTCTCCGAATTGCCAGTTAATCTCACATTTTATGTAGTTCATTTGATCGATTTTATTGCACCATTGAATTTCTCTAGCCGATCAGGACTAACGAAATAAAACCTTCTTCCTGCATCAGCACCATTCCCACCTCTAGCGCAGGTCTGCAACCTATGCTTTGCTGGCATAGTCTGCTATTTTCGTCAAAAATCAGAATAGCCTCAGCTTATGCCAAGACTTTTGAATATTAAACTAATCAGTTACATATAGACATTTAAAATGTATAATCAAAATCAATATCACCTTCTTCAAAAATAGTCTCACTATAATAACTACCATTTACAGGACCCCATTTTTTTTGCTTGAATATAATCTTATCATTTTCTATCATACCTTTTTCCCGATAATAGGAGCCTGAATTTTTACAAAGAAAAAACTCAATTTCAATTTCATTCTTATAATATCTCCAATAACCTATATTTTGACAGTTATTCCAATTTTGATACTTTAAATAAGAATGATCAAATTTCTGCCCATCCCATATATAATTAATCCAAAGCATACGCCCATCTGGATAAAATGCTATGCCAAATGGGGTATTTACACCCATATATATTTTACCAAAATTAATTTTATCAGTAGGTTGGAATGGCTCTTTTTTAATTTTAAAATGTTCTTTTTTAGGCCGACATTTTCCTTGATCCCATTTACCTCTTTTTATTATACACGAATTCACTACAAAAAAGACAATTAAATACAAAGAAAATGATCTCATAATAAAGCATTATTTATCTATTAATAATTATTATCGACATTTGAAAAAAATTGAAAACTTGTTCCAGTGTACTTTTTAATCTAATCTCTAACCATATGGGGCGTACATCGACATTCGCATCAAATGCGAACGATTACATTTTCTTGAAGAAAATTGAGAACTACCAGAGTTATTCCCAATAAGTTTTTGATAAGCATCCTTCAAAATAAGTGAAAAAACTTTTTATTCCATATCGATTCCAATTATGACCTTTATTTCTTGCTCCAAAATTTTCTCTATGATAATTAAGCATAGAACTAATATTTTGATATTCATTATCTAGAGGTATAAGGGTTGTTACTGAAAAATATTCTAATACCTCATAAATACATTTTTTTATTTTTTCACTTTTATCTTTAACTCTAAAGATTATTACAATATCATTATCATCATTATTGAAAGCATAATCTTCAATTTTAAGCCCTTCAAAATACAAATCAATATCTGAGAATTTTTTCATCAAACATGGATATAATTCAATGCTTAGTGCTTGAGATTGACCTATTATTATTAATGATGAGTTTTTTGAAAATATATTTTCAAAAAACTCATCATTTTCATTCGAAAATTCTTCTTCAAAATCGTACCATCCAATTTCTTTTGTTTTCAGCTTATTCATGATTTATTTATCTTTATTCTACAATATGTTAAATCATAGATGAATTCAGATCTCTTTTTCCCTGAGAAATAGTACTTATCAAATTGTCGCTTATTAAATCCTTTACGTTTCCTCCTCTAGCGCAGGTTTGCAACCTGTTCTTTGCTGGCATAGTCTGCTATTTTAGGCAAAAATCAAAAAAGCTCCAGCTTATGCCAAGGTTTATGAATATAATTATTATCGGCATTTGGAACAAGTGGAAAACTTGGTCCAGTGTTACTAATTTATCAAAGGTTTTGAAGTAATAAAAAATGAAAAATTAAATATAGTATTTGCCCCACAATTATATGGCCTTAAATAAACTTGATACTTAATATCCTTTAAGGCCTGATATAATTTTTCTTTCACATTAGGATCTATTATACCTTCCCTTTTTATTATATCTTTAACAAATATTGACTCAGTTTTAGTAATATTATCTTCATCTAAAGAAATAACAAAGTTTATTAATATTACTTCTTTATCATCTAATTCAAATTTATTTTTATCAAAAACACCTTGACATACACTAGATATAGATTCTTCAAAAAGAACTATTCCTTTCATATTTTCATATTCATTTTCTTTTACAACATAAAGTGTTCTATTTTCAGTTTCTATGATTCGCTTACCATCTTTTATAAGTCTCAATTGAGACTTATTAGAAACACATGAAACAAATAGTAAACAAAATATATTAATCAGTATTTTCATTTCTTCAACTAAATCTAACTCAGCATTACTGGCCTAGCGCAGGTTTGCAACCTGTGCTAGGCTGGCATATTCTGCTATTTTCGTCAAATATCAAAAAAGCCTCACTTATGCCAAGGCTTATGAATATAAATATTATCGGCATTTGGAACAAGTTTTCAACTTGTTCCAATGTATGTCAAAGAAATATTCTTGAACTGGGCTTTTTTTTAATCACTCTGGGTGCTAGAGGGGAACGAAATTACTGATCAAAACAATTTATTTTCGGTGGTTTATAGTATCCAACACCTTTAGAAGTTTTAACCTTTTTAAATATTTCCACATTTGTTTTGCAAAAATAATAGTGTACTGCCTTACATTGATTACATACTAATTTATCTGGCACTGGGATAAACCCATCTTCATCATCTTGTAATAAATTATATTCAGAAAAATGAACAAAAACCTCTTTAGTTAAAGGGTATCTGCTATTCCACCAATATATTAATTTATTATCAGATCTATAAATCCTTGTAGGTAAGTTACTATTATAACTTCCAACTATAGCTTTATTTGTCACTAGTAACTTATGGGATGGTTCACCTATTCTAATAACGATTACATCTTCATCATAATCATCATATACACTGACTGAAAATATATTCCCATTTTTATATATTTTTGAGTTTGTAAAGTCCTCTATCGCCATTAAAATAAATTCATCATAATCAGTATTTTGAATTACATCGGCATTAAACATAGTGAAAACAAAAGCAATCACATTAGATGCAACGAAAAGAACATTAATCATAATTATTTTTATCTATATGGGTAACCAGTAGTTTAGAAAATGCTCCCGCATAGTTCTTATCTTTTGATTACGATAAAGATAAAAAACTTAGCATGAATTGAAAAGCCAATTCTATTCGCCCAAAATGGATTTGTATACCTTCAGACACTCTGTTTTAAGCATTCGCATTGCAAATGCGAACGAACTGGCCATCCTCACTGCCCTAACGTAGGTTTTCAACCTGTGCTTTGCTGGCTTAGTCTGCTATTTTAGTCAAAAATCAAATAAGTCACAGCTTGAACTGGGTTGTTTTTTAATCTAAACTTAGATCATATTGGGGAATATACCCCCATTCCAAACAATAACTAGCATCTACACTCATTGCTAACTCTACTAGCTCTACCAACTCCTCAGGAATCCATGAAACCAAAACACTTGTAAGATCTGTAAACTTTATTCTATCTATTGTAAAATGAACCCATAAACCCGATGGAGGTTCATGCGCATATGTGAAAAATCCATCAGATGCCGCCTCTGAGCCTCCATCCATTAAAGAAAAGCTTGGATAATACAATAAATATTTTCCTCTATAAAAACTTTTATCGAAATTATTATCGTTAATTAATAAACTTTTTCTTTTTAGTAAAATCTCATTAACCATCTTTTTTTGTTCTTGATAAACTAATTCAGTATTATCAATTCCAAATATGCTTTCTATTTCAATAAAATCATTTTCTGGGACTAGATCTGCAGGTCTAAGTGAACCACTTAAATTATATTCTTTATGGTATTTTTTATAAAAATAAAAAGATTCCAATCCTTCTAAATTATATGCCATTTCTTTTTATTTAAAATCTTTATAAGATTCACCCTTACCTAATATTTCTGAAATAATCAAAGATTTACCAGCTTTTTCTTTTTGAGGCCAATTATCAGGGTATCTAATTCCTTTTTTATCTACTGCTTTTTGAAATACTTCTTTCAGGCCTTCTATTTTATCTGCCATTTTCCATCTTGGTAAAGTTAATTGGCTATATAGACTATTAAAAGTTTGTCCTTTGGAATTCCTCATTGCTCTAGGGCAGGTTTGCAATCTGTGCTTTGCTGGCATATTCTGCAATTTTAGTCAAAAACAAAAGCCAAGGCTTTTGGATATAATTATTTATAGATATTAGATCTTTGCCGACATTTGGCCCAAGTCAAAGACTTGAGCCAGGTGGGCCAAATGGTGGGCCTCAGTATCATACCGAAGTCTTTTTATTTTAGTTTTTTATAGCTTACCCAACTGTTATTTGAGTTGAAAACTCAAGCAATGATAAGCTCAAGTCAATAAACTTGTACTGGGTTATTTTTTAATCTAAACTCCAACCATATAGGGAACCTAAGAAATCTAATTACTCACTAGAATCAGATAGATAACAATAAATAAAATATAGATCCTTTGTTTCATTTGAAGAATAATATTTTTTTATACATTTTCCATTTTTAATGTAAAATTGATTTAAGTTCCTAACTTCATTTTTTTTAAAAATAAATTTACAATAATAATACAAAGCAGGTGTATATTTTTTTCTTTTGATATCAATACAGTATTGCTCTTTTTGTTGATATATATATCTTTCAAGGTCGTATTGAATGTAAAAAGGAATAATCAATAATAATATTATTGCAAACTTAGTCCAAACTTTTTCTTTCATACAACATTTGTTCAGGGTCATCAGGATCTCGTTGATATATTTCTAAGCGTTTAAACTTCCTTAACGCAGGTTTGCAACCTGTGCTTTGCTAGCATAGTCTGCTATTTTCGTCAAAAATCAAAAAAGCCTCAGCTTATACCAAGGCTTATGAATATAATTATTATCGGCATTTGGAACAAGTTGAAAACTTGGTCCAATATAAGTCCAAGTCACAGATTTGAACTGGATTATTTTTTAATCACTCTTGGTCTCAGAGGGAGAGTATATCACAGTCCAGTTAATACTATCTAAATATATTTTACTTAATTCTATACGATTTTCAATTTTATATTTTTTACGCACATCT
The Aureibacter tunicatorum DNA segment above includes these coding regions:
- a CDS encoding heparan-alpha-glucosaminide N-acetyltransferase domain-containing protein, yielding MIKKTRIASIDIFRALTMLFMIWVNDFPTLTGIPKWLKHGPSGEEYIGFSDFIFPLFLFIVGLSIPFAIQHRLNKSVDAFEISKHIVLRSASLLLIGVYMVNYETSHHESLSIGTYWWCILMATGVVLIWMDWKRSPVPEKFHKLFQGIGIAIWIYLAIIYKGGEDGTLGMSTQWWGILGLIGWAYLINALSFILFRGNFIVISLIFILFNALAVLNFAGYFESASGFITYFSTIYGGFIPAFTSAGLIGGLLLKQLTEEKQSKVVLTMIGLGLINIIYGLLMESHFWMIYKLGISIGVGFISFAIIYWLVDIKNKTSWAKIIAPAGTATLTCYLFQYFEYPLRMETGFRLPEIMNTGTIGLIVSFIISILIVVFTGWLEKKGFKLKL
- a CDS encoding helix-turn-helix transcriptional regulator, which gives rise to MTTRNQNITFFRSNEIGEGLPYSVTKFNDIDDNNDIFIPSLRDFHVIFYVKKGSGTYHIDFKKYSFQANTFILISKQQLHHFSPFAPNDVELLSITFSPDFIYRNETDLNHLFQFISSDHILGKQILRIPETYHDDINAIFESMHKVYQSDDLNYKFKAFYHWLCIMLIHIEQIQLSQTLNQTNEETNDSHTQIIKLMELIEAHYKSEFKVEFYAESMFLTLKALSKICKDYYKTSPKALINERRILEIKRLLRGTDRSVKSIAFELNFDEPTNMFKFFKKHVGITPNEFRSSTT